ACTTTAAAATCAAGTTTATTTTGTTGCTAATTACTAGCTACATTTGAGTTTCTGCTTCTTCCCAACTCATAAATCACATTAGCCCTGCTTTTTACCAGTCACACCAGCAACCACCTACAACAATGGAAGCACATCAGTGTATTGAAAGCCAGAACAAAATAATAGAACGCCCGAAGCATGACTAAGCCTAGAAATGTCCTTTGGGAGTATTTAGAGCTCTACTTATTAGCATATGCCAGTGTTTGGATATTTAAACTCAGAAACAAATTTAAAGTATATACAAATGATTCGTATGTAGCAAGTTTAGTTCATTGGCATGTCAACTCCAACAATACCAATTGAAATCGGTATCTTTTCACCAAGAGATGCATCAAGTGAAAGAAGCAGCATAAATCAGATAATAAAAGCTTATGATAAGCCTCGTCTTATCCCATATGCAAAGAACAATACAATCTGCAAAACTTAGGCAGAGATCTGTATTACAATCTTTTTTTATCCGCTTATAACTAGATGAGAACAGGTTTATTACTTTATACCAGCAGAAAAGTAACGAAGGTTAACAGGCACTAACAGTAAATTTGTCACCCGACTAGAACAAGCTAAACTTAAGATATACTGAAAACAATTCTCTTTACTACCAGCTAGAATGAGGTGTTCTTAGTTGTGGAAGGATGCCAACGACATAACCCATTGTCACTTAATGTGGAAATTATCCATCAATTTCAAATAGTCTTAAAAGTGCAGCCATGGATTAGAAATTTCTATATCACAAGAAAAAAGTTACCAAGTAAATGATTAAACAATACCCTTCACTGATACTAAGAAAACAATCTCCAAAGTTCTTGTAACATGTCCAACGCAATTTTATAGTTGGTATGTACTAAATACTCAACCcctcccccccccccaaaaaaaaaaaaaaaagaaaagaaaaaagactaTAAAATAATCCATATTGCTAAGTGCAATACTCACATCTCTTAAAGCAGGCTGAGGGACTTGCTTTGATGATTCTAAGGAATCTAGAATGGGCCTTACAACAGCTGGTAGAAAGAGACCTGCATATTTTTACAACAGTGTGAgttcaaaaaaggaaaaaaaaaaaaaagaaaaaaaaagaaggttgCAATCTCCACACAAGTCGCAGAAACAAATGGAAATTCAAAGCCAAACTTGATAGAATAAGAAAAAGGAATGATGCAACAAAGTATTAATTTTCTCTTCAGATAGAGTCGTACTAGCATCTCTGAGAGCACTCCGGTCTCAAGCATTGcttctcaaaataaaaaattgccTTTAGAATTTTCACCATTCTTTTGATTATGAGACACATTATTGCTTCAATCACATTGGTTTCTAACATAGAATGTACCCACTCTATACAACATTCAGATTTTGAATCCTTTGTGAAGTTGTCCTATGTGAACAGATCATACATCGgataataatttataaattgaattttAGAACTCCAGCAGTGTCTGCTATGACACAGTCAAAGGGGCATAAATTtctacaaaaagaaaaaaaaaatctaaagcaTTAAAATTTGATTCTTCTTTAGCTACACCAAGGATTATAACCAGATAGTAACTAACTACCATCAACAATGAAACCAAAATTGAAAGAATCCCTTGTAAGAAATTTCagtaaattaaaaataagtatatcTGATTAAAACTCTATATGATGCAGGAAAAAATAAAACCCTAAGTTTTTCCCTAATTCAAATCATTGATAACCAAACAGAAAAAAATCTAGGGATTGAgtatcaaagagaaataaggtaaaGATCGGTGTTAAGCACAATAGATAATGGAACGGATGATTAATTAGATTAATAGGAAGAGAGGAggaaaattttcacaaaaaaaaaaaaaaacaaagagaaGGGGAAAATTCACCAAAACCAGCGATGAGGCAAGAAGCTGCGACAACTGGCTCTTGCACCACGAATATTTTCAGCTTCTGCATCACCGCCATCTTTCTATATCTTAATCGATTCTTTTCCTGCTTTCACTCCTTTTCGAAAAGCAACTTTGTGACTGGTCTTGGATGGATGCAACAATAACTAAAACGGAGAATCAAGACGATCCACCACATAAGAAATAGAACATCGGGTATTTACGGTTCGGGTCGGGTTATTGAATATTCTTACATGTTTATTTTTCCATAAAGGCCCCTAATTGTTTCTGAAATTACGTACAGTCGAAAGTTTGTTGGACTGGGATTGTCAGAATTTCAAgagggtaaaaaggtaataaaAGAATTGAAGGTCATTCCACATGCTTACTTAATCAAATCTTAATAGAGAATGTAATCGTGAATTGATTCGGGTCATATCTAAAAATTCGAGTAGTCAATTTTTTGTTCTACTTCTAGACATATAAAAATTCTGATTTATACCCATTACAAATCTTGGTTTCGATTGCGCCAATGAAATATTTCATATTGTTTAtagaatatataataaaatttacccaaaattttaaaatagacaaatgataaaattatataacaaacaaacattataaaaataaaatctttaAAAGCTTCACAAATATATAACTTCAGGTTTTGATGTAACTTCATCTTTATATGTTGGTTTTGTTTTTTGgcaatatttttcattatttattttggatttgataatgattgatttttaattttaaagtattctatataattaatgaatatttatatttaaaattaatttaatttttggtatttaaataatagtttttatatacatattaaatattaataaattcgagatcaataatagtacatatcactttttattaaatattttaaaatattgataaaaatagATCAATATGATACATATTATTTCTAGTAACATGTGCTCAATTCAGGTCCAATAATCATCTATCTTTAATTGGTAAAACCATAAGATTGTGCCTAATGTCTTGAGTTCCCAAAAACAAAAGCACAAAATGAGGGCTCAGCTAACCCAAATCCCTTTTTCCCACTCACTCAGAAATTTAATGACAGCATTTACTATCTTTTTCCTAGCCCTTACTTTTGTGTCTGACACTAATATATTCATAAGCCACTCGAAACAATTTTCGCATTGATTTTATCAAAGATAAATATATTGAGAAACTCATTTGTCTCAGCATATTTTCACCCAATATATATACAACAGCCACAGCATCATTTACGTTCCCAGAAGACACAGACACTACTAAGAAGCAAAGACCTACAAACTTGACAACAACTACAAGAGAGCGAAAAACAAAAACTAATTACATACAACATACAGGGCCTAATACATGTTAAATAAGTAGAAAAGAACTTAACATACGCATGGAAAGTATATATAATCCCAAGTACCCGACGATCCTTTTTGCCGCAAAACAATTTTTACGACAGTGAGGGGATTAGTTGAACTCTCTAGTTGTCTAGAAAGGTAGCATCCACCCCACTGTCCATCCCAACAGCAAACCAGCACCAACGAGACTGAGTCCCAGTGCTAAAGCAACAGCATACTTGGTTATGTCAGGTCTAGGTTGGCCTCGCTTCCCTCGTCTCTCTTTTCCGGTCTTTAGCCAGCTCTTCCGAAATTTCTGGCTTTTGTAGGGCGTCCATGGAAAGACTACAGGCTGCTCGTTATTCTTGATCTGGTGGTAAAAGGGTTCTAGCTGCAGCAATTGGAACCATTGTTTATAGGCAAAGAGTTGCGAGGCTTGTTTGAAGAGAAGCTTGATGACATGCTCCTTCTCTTCATAGGCTTTCTGTGCTGCTTTCTCAGCTTCCCTTGCACGTGTTTGCGAGTGACACAGTGCTTCTAGTAGCTGAGCCTTGGTAGGATCAGACTCTGTAACTTGCTCTAACATATCCTTTTCCGTTGTACTTGTACTGTAAAAATGAAGTGAATAAAGTTTAACAAAAAGAGATGATAGTTTTACCATAATGCAAACTTTTTTAACCTATCTTAATCAATGGAGTTGATAATACCACCACTTAAAAGGCTAAAACCATTGTAAAATAAACACCTGGACAATGAATTGGAAGCACATTGCATCTTCCCTTCTCCAACTGAAGACATCTGTCTTCCATGTTTTCTTACGGAGCCAGGAGACATCTGTGCATGATTAACCATTGGACTGCGAATTGCAACTGTCCGGGACTTCCAAGCCAAAGATGATACTTCACCACCGTCAAAAGAACCAGAACACACGTGCGAGTACCCCCTCACATGCACCTTCTGAGGTGGGGGAAGATCACAATTCTCAATAAAATCTAGTGACTTTTGTGCAACCAAGGAGGCCAGCTCGTCTTTATCTGTTGTGCGCCACCATGGCTCAGCCTTCCCACCCCCGGACCAGGGAGACTCTGGTTCAGAACAGAAGTCATTGGTTTTCATGGAAGCACGGCATTCAACAGATTCCATCTCCAAAAATTCAAAGCTTTCCATTGTTTCCTTTGAATCAAGAGAATAGCTATTGTTCTTTTTTCTATCAGTAATGGAAATATCATGTGCATCCTGCTGAAGATCACTACTTACTTTGGAGGAGTTTATTTCAGCTTTCAAGCTTTCCACTTCATCCTCTAAGGCATTCAGCTGCTCATTTGTTAAACTCATTTGGGGACCATAGTTAGGTTGCAGCTGAAGCCACCACCTCGTATCAGGGGGTAGATTGGAATAAGAAGGGGTCCTGTTGAGAGGCATGAAACCTATTGCAGGGTGATTATGTTTATCTGCCACGCCACTGGGGTTGGAAT
This is a stretch of genomic DNA from Gossypium arboreum isolate Shixiya-1 chromosome 11, ASM2569848v2, whole genome shotgun sequence. It encodes these proteins:
- the LOC128284045 gene encoding uncharacterized protein LOC128284045, which produces MAVMQKLKIFVVQEPVVAASCLIAGFGLFLPAVVRPILDSLESSKQVPQPALRDVVAGVTGKKQG
- the LOC108470594 gene encoding uncharacterized protein LOC108470594, with the protein product MAAAEARAAWQRTANRCFVQEDAKRAPKLACCQSSSSTKQADSNPSGVADKHNHPAIGFMPLNRTPSYSNLPPDTRWWLQLQPNYGPQMSLTNEQLNALEDEVESLKAEINSSKVSSDLQQDAHDISITDRKKNNSYSLDSKETMESFEFLEMESVECRASMKTNDFCSEPESPWSGGGKAEPWWRTTDKDELASLVAQKSLDFIENCDLPPPQKVHVRGYSHVCSGSFDGGEVSSLAWKSRTVAIRSPMVNHAQMSPGSVRKHGRQMSSVGEGKMQCASNSLSSTSTTEKDMLEQVTESDPTKAQLLEALCHSQTRAREAEKAAQKAYEEKEHVIKLLFKQASQLFAYKQWFQLLQLEPFYHQIKNNEQPVVFPWTPYKSQKFRKSWLKTGKERRGKRGQPRPDITKYAVALALGLSLVGAGLLLGWTVGWMLPF